From Pyrenophora tritici-repentis strain M4 chromosome 1, whole genome shotgun sequence, the proteins below share one genomic window:
- a CDS encoding Epimerase multi-domain protein, whose product MSPNIFLTGATGYIGGDTLFALYNKHAHYDIAALVRTEEKGKVVKEAFPKVRIVLGGLEDAEILEEEAAKADVVIHTADASDHEGAAKAIAKGLASGHSKEKPGFWLHTGGTGILCWETMRDDNRLGEWSEREYNDWTAVQDLTGLPKDAFHKNVDDLVLLAGSESVKTAILCPPTIYGRGRGPLNTRSRQAYELAHLILTGQYIPIIGQGKARWNSVHVSDLAQLFVLLTEAAVSNNTDARLWNEQGYYLVENGEHLWADLARLMGKKATELGLVEKKELEERELGKEKAIEQAGFEAVSWGFNSRGKAERAKKLVGWQPQGASIEDTVEEILKDEKSRLEKK is encoded by the exons ATGTCACCGAATATATTTCT CACCGGGGCGACAGGCTACATCGGCGGCGACACGCTGTTTGCACTCTACAATAAGCACGCACACTATGACATTGCAGCACTTGTAAGAACAG AGGAGAAAGGCAAGGTTGTGAAAGAGGCATTTCCCAAGGTCCGCATTGTCCTTGGAGGTCTTGAAGATGCCGAGATCctagaagaagaagctgcAAAGGCAGATGTGGTCATAC ATACCGCAGATGCGTCAGACCACGAGGGCGCAGCAAAAGCCATTGCCAAGGGTCTCGCATCCGGCCATTCCAAGGAGAAGCCAGGATTTTGGCTGCATACAGGCGGTACTGGTATCTTGTGTTGGGAAACCATGCGGGACGACAACCGTTTGGGTGAGTGGTCAGAGCGAGAGTACAACGACTGGACGGCTGTGCAAGACTTGACTGGCCTACCCAAAGATGCTTTTCACAAGAATGTCGACGACTTGGTGCTTTTAGCTGGCTCTGAATCGGTTAAGACCGCAATTTTATGTCCGCCAACCATATACGGACGCGGCCGAGGACCATTGAACACTAGAAGCAGACAGGCCTACGAGCTTGCGCACCTGATTCTCACTGGCCAATACATCCCCATCATTGGTCAAGGTAAAGCGAGATGGAACAGTGTCCACGTCTCGGATCTCGCGCAGCTTTTCGTTCTTTTGACCGAAGCCGCCGTCTCTAACAACACCGATGCAAGATTGTGGAACGAGCAGGGCTATTACTTGGTTGAGAATGGTGAGCATCTTTGGGCTGATCTTGCGCGTCTCATGGGCAAGAAAGCGACCGAGCTAGGGCTCGTCGAGAAAAAGGAATTGGAGGAACGCGAGCTCGGCAAGGAGAAGGCAATCGAACAAGCTGGTTTCGAAGCAGTCAGTTGGGGCTTCAACAGTCGTGgcaaggcagagcgcgcgAAGAAGCTCGTGGGCTGGCAACCGCAGGGGGCGAGCATCGAGGACACGGTCGAAGAAATCCTCAAGGATGAAAAGAGTCGCTTGGAGAAGAAGTAG
- a CDS encoding dienelactone hydrolase: MAFRTSLSLILLLLSPLLSTAKTILPIVGSHRYDVVITSTSLTDNDRLDPYANDGRARSIMVSSFSPVNTCRQKNIVPYMPEATASFMDEKFGIYGLPNGFFQSLNLPSCNETATRGRACNSGSFPLVLFSGALSTSRYLYSAMLQSLAATGYLVLSIDHPYDADFVEFPDGTVVTGVEIDSDAQIELSVKTRAADIVFVSEQMKNASAVEKMFAGRLHARSVPKMAVFGHSLGGAAAANAVMQVPSLRGGFNLDGSVFGPVVEAGLDRPFMLMGHENKTQETDPSWKAIWSQLKGWKKEFEVNGAAHYSFSDLPLVTSALGLEGHLPAEVGDILGTIKGIIMSQITNAYCAAFMDMVLKDGKKNGFLTAGKQFSEVKEVA; encoded by the coding sequence ATGGCATTCAGAACTTCACTGTCCCTCATACTTCTGTTACTCTCGCCATTGCTTTCCACGGCCAAAACCATTCTTCCCATAGTCGGATCCCACCGTTACGATGTTGTCATCACATCTACATCCCTCACCGACAATGACCGACTGGATCCATACGCAAATGATGGTCGCGCTAGATCCATCATGGTGTCGAGCTTTTCTCCCGTCAACACGTGCCGTCAGAAGAACATCGTTCCCTACATGCCTGAGGCGACTGCATCTTTCATGGACGAGAAATTTGGCATATATGGACTTCCGAATGGGTTCTTCCAGTCGCTCAATCTTCCATCGTGCAATGAGACGGCCACACGTGGGCGGGCCTGCAATTCTGGCTCATTCCCTCTCGTACTGTTTTCAGGGGCGCTCAGTACATCTCGATATCTATATAGCGCCATGCTCCAGAGTCTCGCGGCCACTGGATACCTGGTACTTTCCATCGACCACCCTTACGACGCCGACTTTGTCGAATTTCCCGACGGTACCGTCGTAACTGGTGTTGAGATAGACAGTGATGCTCAGATTGAACTTTCTGTCAAGACGCGAGCTGCTGATATCGTCTTTGTGTCCGAGCAGATGAAGAATGCTTCAGCAGTCGAGAAGATGTTCGCCGGGAGATTGCACGCTCGCAGCGTACCTAAGATGGCTGTTTTCGGACATTCTTTAGGCGGTGCAGCTGCAGCCAATGCAGTGATGCAAGTACCCTCGCTTCGCGGTGGATTCAACCTTGATGGTTCGGTTTTTGGTCCCGTAGTGGAGGCCGGCCTTGATCGCCCTTTTATGCTCATGGGCCACGAGAACAAGACCCAGGAAACTGACCCGTCATGGAAAGCGATCTGGTCACAGCTGAAGGGTTGGAAGAAGGAGTTTGAAGTGAACGGCGCTGCACACTACAGCTTCTCAGACCTACCCCTGGTCACATCGGCGCTGGGACTGGAAGGACATCTACCTGCCGAGGTAGGAGATATCCTGGGTACTATTAAAGGTATCATAATGTCGCAAATAACTAACGCATACTGTGCTGCTTTCATGGACATGGTGCTGAAAGATGGAAAGAAGAATGGCTTTCTTACAGCCGGCAAGCAATTTTCTGAGGTGAAAGAGGTCGCGTGA
- a CDS encoding Fungal-trans-2 domain containing protein, whose protein sequence is MSQLEYDMTYFFACFLPMNTVHSGSYLFQGQLEDMMHVTPDLRDALCAVAALHRSRLAQSTTATGKHPEPPDVALQLYGRSVKSINRRIMCNTFAGDCSMLWTTFFLGLFELMCDPTGNNWLAHFLHGTCAILRLLQPSSLACKDQHSTYTRTFFLTTRIFEISRALIYSEPTFLSEAVWANALARFWSGEGAAVWHPKESLFDMLPSVSELSIRALRFCSFEAVSMSDQMQLQRAQDLGAEGLLLRQMLQEWWEMSNTWQHTSQELILDSELLLGHVYYHAISIYHSGTYDYHMHWTQPGSPDAPILAQSEIDWHTREILRLSRELLACGVAGVLLFFPLRVAGARVQSSREREDILDLLYVVVQRGYVVGDAITSDLAEFWECSRVP, encoded by the exons ATGAGCCAATTGGAGTATGATATGACCTACTTCTTCGCCTGTTTTCTGCCCATGAACACTGTTCATAGTGGGAGCTATCTATTCCAGGGCCAACTGGAGGACATGATGCATGTCACCCCTGACCTCAGGGACGCGCTGTGTGCCGTAGCCGCACTTCATAGGTCCCGGCTAGCTCAGTCTACGACAGCGACGGGGAAACACCCAGAGCCACCCGACGTCGCTCTACAGCTATATGGAAGGTCGGTGAAAAGCATTAATCGTCGCATTATGTGCAATACGTTCGCAGGCGATTGCTCTATGCTATGGACAACGTTCTTCCTTGGGCTTTTCGAG CTCATGTGTGACCCAACTGGAAACAACTGGCTCGCGCACTTCCTCCATGGAACATGCGCAATTCTGCGCCTCCTGCAACCTTCAAGTCTTGCGTGCAAAGATCAGCACAGTACATATACTCGCACCTTCTTTCTCACGACCCGGATCTTCGAGATTTCCCGCGCCTTGATCTACTCGGAACCTACTTTTCTCAGCGAAGCTGTATGGGCGAATGCACTTGCAAGGTTCTGGAGTGGTGAAGGTGCAGCCGTGTGGCATCCAAAAGAATCGCTCTTCGACATGTTGCCGAGCGTCTCTGAATTGAGTATACGAGCCCTTCGCTTTTGCAGTTTTGAGGCAGTTTCCATGTCTGATCAAATGCAACTCCAGCGGGCACAAGATCTGGGTGCTGAAGGACTGTTGCTTCGGCAAATGCTTCAAGAGTGGTGGGAAATGAGCAACACATGGCAGCATACTTCACAAGAACTAATATTAGACTCGGAGCTTCTTTTGGGGCACGTGTACTATCATGCCATCAGCATATACCATTCCGGCACTTACGACTACCACATGCACTGGACTCAGCCCGGTTCGCCAGATGCGCCAATCCTCGCTCAAAGTGAGATTGATTGGCACACGCGTGAGATTCTTCGGCTGAGCCGAGAATTGTTGGCTTGTGGAGTCGCGGGTGTGCTTTTGTTCTTTCCTTTGAGGGTTGCTGGTGCGCGTGTCCAAAGCTCTCGAGAAAGAGAAGATATTTTGGATCTGCTGTACGTAGTAGTGCAGCGCGGATATGTCGTCGGTGATGCAATCACATCGGATCTCGCAGAGTTTTGGGAGTGCAGTCGTGTTCCGTAG
- a CDS encoding UcrQ domain containing protein, with protein sequence MALGPSENHAKTKTTWHIGSWGNPYEGGGRPGKGVVTYALSPNRQRPMATFIAKGFWNVVRRSRNQVLYFIPPLVVAYGTMQWAIERNEFLNSKTGRALYGDEEE encoded by the exons ATGGCTCTCGGACCCAGCGAAAACCACGCGAAGACTAAGACCAC ATGGCACATTGGCTCATGGGGTAACCCGTACGAGGGCGGCGGCCGACCCGGCAAGGGCGTCGTTACCTACGCACTGAGCCCCAACCGACAGCGCCCCATGGCCACTTTCATTGCCAAGGGCTTCTGGAACGTCGTGCGCCGATCAAGGAACCAGGTCCTTTACTTTATCCCGCCGCTTGTCGTCGCATACGGAACTATGCAATGGGCCATTGAGAG GAACGAATTCCTCAACTCCAAGACCGGACGTGCCCTGTACGGCGATGAGGAGGAGTAA
- a CDS encoding HflB, ATP-dependent Zn protease → MSTLLRRSGNLARLSRPVLRLDASTRAPRTLRAPIPQCIYFQQRARRFATGSPEEPKGSKNDKREDDKAGPSEPAKAEDSGESGEQIKMSKLTKEEEEQLDKIVAFVSMGVPKSQKQNVKEAMDEIKRTGIPAELREEMDKLERGEKLDLATAAKISRLTTKMARKAADQHVYEDKATKDDAAKEPQQKAGAHDPGPGKGPKGSAGGAGGPGGMDTNTMIISAFLAYITYRAIYPGENSKEITWQEFRTTFLDKGLVEKIVILNGNKAKVHLHREAVASMYPDSPAINQGFYYYFTIGSVEAFERKMDEAQYELGIPSSERIPVAYSSEISWFGTFLSFGPTILLLGALFYFTRRAGGGAGGGGGVFGMGKSRAKKFNHETDVKVKFSDVAGMDEAKQEIMEFVSFLKDPSRFQKLGAKIPRGAILSGSPGTGKTLLAKATAGESGVPFFSVSGSEFVEMFVGVGASRVRDLFANARKSTPCIIFIDEIDAIGRARSKQNFGGGNDEREATLNQILTEMDGFNTTEQVVVLAGTNRPDVLDKALMRPGRFDRHINIDKPTMDGRGQIFGVHLKKIITNEDLEFLKGRLAALTPGFSGADIANCVNEAALIAARANADTVAMVHFEQAIERVIGGLEKKSLVLKPEEKKTVAYHEAGHAICGWYFKWADPLLKVSIIPRGQGALGYAQYLPNGDTYLMNVNQLMDRMAMTLGGRVSEELHFETVTSGASDDFRKVTAMATAMVSKWGMSKKIGYIYFEDGEGQQLTKPFSEDTAKNIDMEVKRIVDEAYKQCKDLLTEKKHEVGLVAEELLRKEMLGREDMIRLLGPRPFEDSQDFHKYFSGEYGKAPGYIEPKGNDGVKGPLVPPSPATFKDLDAGR, encoded by the exons ATGTCGACACTTCTCCGCCGATCAGGCAACCTAGCGCGACTTTCCCGACCTGTCCTCCGCCTCGACGCCTCGACGAGGGCACCGCGCACATTACGAGCACCAATACCACAATGTATATACTTCCAGCAGCGGGCACGGCGGTTTGCGACTGGATCACCAGAGGAGCCGAAAGGCAGCAAAAATGACAAGAGGGAGGACGACAAGGCCGGGCCCAGTGAGCCTGCAAAGGCGGAAGATTCAGGAGAGTCGGGGGAGCAGATCAAGATGAGCAAATTGACaaaagaggaggaagagcAACTGGACAAAATAGTGGCTTTTGTTTCCATGGGCGTACCAAAGTCGCAGAAACAGAATGTCAAGGAGGCAATGGATGAAATCAAGCGGACGGGGATACCAGCGGAGCTTCGGGAAGAGATGGATAAATTGGAGAGAGGCGAGAAGCTGGACTTGGCTACAGCGGCAAAGATATCACGGTTAACCACAAAAATGGCACGCAAGGCAGCCGACCAACACGTCTACGAGGACAAAGCTACCAAGGACGATGCGGCCAAGGAGCCACAGCAAAAGGCGGGCGCACACGATCCAGGCCCAGGAAAAGGCCCCAAGGGTAGCGCTGGCGGTGCTGGAGGCCCTGGCGGCATGGACACCAACACAATGATCATCAGCGCCTTCCTCGCATACATCACCTACAGGGCAATCTACCCAGGCGAGAACTCAAAGGAAATCACATGGCAGGAATTCCGCACAACTTTCTTGGACAAGGGACTGGTTGAGAAGATTGTCATCCTCAATGGCAACAAGGCCAAGGTGCACCTGCACCGCGAGGCCGTCGCATCCATGTATCCCGACTCTCCCGCCATCAACCAGGGCTTTTACTACTACTTCACCATTGGCTCTGTCGAGGCTTTTGAACGTAAGATGGACGAGGCACAGTATGAGTTGGGCATCCCTAGCTCAGAGCGGATACCTGTTGCATACTCGAGCGAAATCTCCTGGTTTGGTACCTTCCTGTCATTCGGCCCTACTATACTCCTTCTTGGTGCTCTCTTCTACTTCACCAGACGTGCTGGAGGCGGTGCAGGTGGCGGTGGCGGTGTCTTCGGCATGGGCAAGAGTCGCGCAAAGAAGTTCAACCACGAGACAGATGTCAAGGTCAAATTCTCCGACGTCGCTGGTATGGACGAGGCCAAGCAAGAGATTATGGAATTTGTCTCCTTCCTCAAGGATCCCAGTCGATTCCAGAAACTCGGTGCAAAGATACCCCGCGGCGCTATTCTGTCTGGCTCACCCGGTACTGGTAAAACACTGCTTGCGAAGGCTACCGCCGGAGAGTCGGGCGTACCATTCTTCAGCGTTAGTGGTTCCGAGTTCGTGGAGATGTTCGTTGGTGTTGGTGCCTCACGAGTTCGAGACTTATTCGCCAATGCCCGCAAGAGCACGCCATGTATCATCTTCATTGATGAAATCGACGCCATCGGCCGTGCTCGTTCAAAGCAGAACTTTGGTGGTGGCAATGATGAGCGCGAGGCTACCCTCAACCAAATATTGACAGAGATGGACGGTTTCAACACTACTGAGCAAGTAGTAGTACTCGCAGGTACCAACCGACCGGACGTTTTGGACAAAGCCCTCATGCGACCTGGTCGGTTCGACAGGCACATCAACATTGACAAGCCTACTATGGATGGTCGAGGACAGATTTTCGGTGTGCATCTGAAGAAGATCATCACAAACGAGGACCTGGAGTTCCTGAAGGGTAGGCTCGCGGCTTTGACGCCAGGCTTCTCTGGTGCCGACATTGCCAACTGTGTGAATGAAGCTGCTTTGATTG CTGCCCGCGCTAACGCTGATACCGTGGCCATGGTGCACTTCGAACAAGCCATTGAGCGTGTCATCGGTGGTCTCGAGAAAAAGTCACTGGTCCTCAAGCCcgaagagaagaagacgGTTGCCTACCATGAAGCTGGCCACGCCATCTGTGGATGGTACTTCAAGTGGGCAGACCCCCTCCTCAAGGTTTCCATCATCCCTCGCGGTCAAGGTGCACTCGGATATGCTCAATACCTCCCCAACGGCGATACCTACCTTATGAACGTAAACCAGCTCATGGACCGCATGGCAATGACACTTGGTGGACGTGTTTCCGAGGAACTGCACTTCGAGACGGTAACCTCTGGTGCGTCAGACGACTTCCGCAAAGTGACGGCAATGGCGACTGCCATGGTCAGTAAGTGGGGCATGAGCAAGAAGATCGGCTACATCTACTTCGAGGACGGTGAGGGCCAACAACTCACCAAGCCCTTCTCCGAAGACACAGCAAAGAACATCGACATGGAGGTCAAGCGCATTGTCGACGAGGCATACAAGCAATGCAAAGACTTGCTTACAGAGAAGAAGCATGAGGTCGGTCTCGTTGCTGAGGAGCTACTGAGGAAGGAAATGTTGGGTCGGGAAGATATGATCAGACTACTTGGACCCAGGCCATTCGAGGATAGCCAAGACTTCCACAAGTACTTTTCAGGCGAATATGGCAAGGCACCTGGCTACATCGAGCCGAAGGGGAATGACGGGGTCAAGGGACCCCTGGTTCCACCCAGCCCAGCGACTTTCAAGGACTTGGATGCAGGACGGTGA
- a CDS encoding RING finger domain containing protein, which translates to MDVTGLDNATGKLVVQIRLDEIMDALRDIELETDSALSYQILRHVLEDQLELFDEEQDNLDGDSAVSFAASEYSSEGSDSDNDRVQKLTVRPPKKGLRSKLYPKPKPTAMCCACGDDKEEKVSMKLSCSHIYCHDCIIDLFRFSIHQDATLFPPRCCKVPTPFYINSTSGSHEHSSVLPDKLLEEVRIKKAEYDFVHATFCSTCGRRIPEETTKDSTAECRSCNTATCTTCKNKAHKGVCPEDDDTKLLIAAAEKVMWQRCSQCKNMVELDHGCFHIRYAYCVLPHEFP; encoded by the exons ATGGATGTCACTGGTTTGGACAACGCTACTGGCAAACTTGTTGTCCAAATCCGGCTTGATGAAATCATGGACGCTCTTCGAGACATTGAGCTTGAGACGGACTCAGCGTTGAGCTACCAAATTCTCCGTCACGTACTGGAAGACCAGTTGGAGCTCTTTGATGAAGAG CAGGATAATCTGGATGGAGACTCTGCTGTCTCGTTCGCCGCATCAGAATACAGCAGCGAAGGATCTGATAGCGACAACGACCGCGTTCAAAAGTTAACCGTACGACCGCCCAAGAAAGGTCTCAGGTCGAAGCTATACCCAAAGCCAAAGCCAACCGCCATGTGCTGTGCCTGCGGTGACGACAAGGAGGAAAAAGTTAGCATGAAACTCTCGTGCTCGCACATCTATTGCCACGACTGCATCATCGACCTCTTCAGGTTCTCCATTCATCAGGACGCCACTCTCTTCCCTCCCCGCTGCTGCAAAGTACCGACTCCCTTCTACATCAATAGCACTTCTGGCTCGCACGAACACTCATCTGTCCTCCCGGACAAGCTACTCGAAGAAGTCAGGATCAAGAAGGCAGAGTACGATTTCGTGCACGCCACTTTCTGCAGTACATGCGGACGGCGCATTCCCGAAGAAACGACCAAGGATAGCACTGCCGAATGCCGTAGCTGCAACACCGCAACCTGCACAACTTGCAAGAACAAAGCGCACAAGGGTGTCTGTCCTGAAGATGATGACACGAAGCTTCTCATTGCTGCAGCAGAAAAGGTGATGTGGCAGCGCTGCTCGCAATGCAAGAACATGGTCGAGCTAGATCATGGTTGTTTCCATATCAGGTACGCCTACTGTGTCCTTCCTCATGAATTCCCGTGA
- a CDS encoding D-galacturonic acid reductase produces MAPVEVLMVGTGEYTTGFVGGGASKSDKKVGVVGLTLFDLRRRGKVGKLSMVGTSGGKFPAIREHLQKNISEAYNGLDVSFDEFPKQGKTDPNAYKEAIDALPKGSAITIFTPDTTHYPIALYAIERGIHVLITKPAVKLLEHHQALLDAAKKHNVFVYIEHHKRYDPAYADARFRAQKLGDFNYFYSYMSQPKSQLETFKAWAGIDSDISYYLNSHHIDVNESMIPDWKPVRVMASAAKGIATGLGCDPATEDTITLLTNWVKKDDPSKVGTGVYTAGWAAPQKAGVHSNQYFHYMASTGEIRINQAKRGYDVTDDEGGLLWYNPFYMKYAPDEEGNFAGQTGYGYISFEKFIDAVNNLNAGKVTLDQLDARPLPTLKNTIATTAILEAGRRSLDENRPIEIIQENGVWSLK; encoded by the exons ATGGCGCCAGTAGAAGTTCTCATG GTCGGTACTGGCGAGTACACGACTGGTTTCGTAGGAGGCGGTGCCTCAAAATCAGACAAGAAGGTCGGTGTCGTAGGACTGACGCTGTTTGATCTCCGGAGGCGCGGCAAGGTGGGCAAGCTGTCCATGGTTGGAACATCGGGCGGCAAATTCCCCGCCATCC GCGAGCACCTGCAGAAGAACATCTCCGAGGCCTACAATGGTCTGGATGTATCTTTTGACGAGTTCCCGAAACAAGGGAAAACAGACCCGAACGCGTACAAGGAGGCTATTGACGCGCTTCCAAAAGGCAGTGCGA TCACCATCTTCACCCCTGATACCACTCACTACCCGATTGCCTTGTATGCCATCGAACGTGGAATCCATGTCTTGATCACAAAGCCTGCAGTGAAACTGTTGGAACACCATCAAGCGCTTCTTGATGCCGCAAAAAAGCACAACGTGTTTGTTTACATTGAGCACCACAAGCGATATGATCCCGCCTATGCGGATGCGCGTTTCCGGGCACAGAAGCTGGGTGACTTCAACTACTTTTACTCCTACATGAGCCAGCCAAA GAGTCAGCTGGAGACGTTCAAAGCGTGGGCAGGTATTGATTCAGATATCTCCTACTACCTCAACTCCCACCACATCGACGTCAACGAATCGATGATTCCCGACTGGAAACCTGTTCGTGTCATGGCTAGCGCCGCAAAGGGAATTGCAACAGGTCTGGGATGCGACCCTGCCACCGAGGACACAATCACACTTCTCACCAACTGGGTGAAGAAGGATGACCCCAGCAAGGTTGGAACGGGCGTTTACACAGCAGGTTGGGCAGCCCCACAAAAGGCTGGTGTACACTCGAATCAATACTTCCATTACATGGCATCTACTGGAGAGATTCGTATCAACCAGGCCAAGCGAGGCTACGACGTCACTGATGACGAGGGCGGACTGCTCTGGTATAATCC TTTCTATATGAAGTACGCTCCTGATGAAGAGGGCAATTTTGCAGGGCAGACGGGCTATGGATACATCTCATTTGAGAAGTTCATTGATGCTGTCAACAACCTTAACGCAGGCAAGGTCACGCTAGACCAGCTCGATGCGCGGCCACTACCGACTTTGAAGAACACCATCGCGACAACCGCAATTCTCGAGGCTGGCCGGAGATCGCTGGACGAGAACCGACCCATTGAGATTATCCAAGAAAATGGTGTCTGGTCTCTAAAGTAA